A DNA window from Branchiostoma lanceolatum isolate klBraLanc5 chromosome 17, klBraLanc5.hap2, whole genome shotgun sequence contains the following coding sequences:
- the LOC136423290 gene encoding sacsin-like, whose protein sequence is MRKVYAFLCKATSDDASLKEILVNVPCIVVENGRRLVRPEQIAINLEADDEIRPYLYSMPMELGEYNKLFVSLGAPEKPTPMQYVKVLEEFYALSRGEPLDPNEKVGTHRAVYGMFHSLRPESLINFGGGRPSQTRDIEDALQDVLCLYLPSRKKRLQKSTDLVFDDTPHFINRVKEGFHYPILVPLKDCHLFDDEQELISRLPTQLRPKYLSSLVQEQLCDGDEQTACVMGNNCVLESKLTSLLLSTHFSQAIVRLCKHTHGDLCDEKKVADTVGKFVSTVKVCCKQHLTSHLVYTESHEQIKGSDGKSFCFIEDNTLYVAHTDSTSKRFQWKLTRVINNGLGRPLADLLPLMFVLTVDDPSDISRELDMADIKRYTSGQQNDSSLPTLGTPIPEMYHHLLKSNPAHFFTPGDYVGFEVYDPDESDSEEEYTMSFLYAQVIKEASTDTELKFGLGRKYVINVGHTKTVSAADLYKFCRPNVAGPLVLYEGETDEEGTSTVKPPQSLEDAMEEVSNILEEAWKLPEKERKKVVRRLYLQWHPDKNPDSIELATEVCKHIQAELSRLEKGLPRKSRGEGGSASGGFDFGESSFSSSFNRWNSHARFHSQQRERFYEHYRGDDFSGWRTGSGQWVPPRSDGDGFPNPREAARWHRQATADLQAARDSLSGPGSSFEWTCLMCHQAVEKALKSVQLGKCGKYEMIHQIGGMARVLEASCRGELVGVGDAAMELSSIGSYLGCDDVYLRARYPNFHPAPGVPNDMFTCQHAERAIHLAHTILDMTQKVLS, encoded by the coding sequence ATGCGGAAAGTCTACGCTTTCCTTTGTAAGGCAACATCTGATGATGCTTCGCTGAAGGAAATATTAGTGAACGTGCCATGTATAGTGGTGGAAAACGGTAGAAGGCTTGTTCGACCGGAGCAAATTGCTATCAATCTCGAGGCAGACGACGAGATTCGGCCATACCTCTATAGTATGCCAATGGAGCTTGGGGAATACAACAAGTTGTTTGTCTCTTTAGGGGCACCAGAGAAACCAACGCCAATGCAATACGTGAAGGTTCTCGAAGAGTTCTATGCTTTGTCTAGAGGTGAACCGCTGGACCCGAATGAGAAGGTGGGAACACACAGGGCAGTTTATGGAATGTTCCATAGCTTGAGACCTGAGTCGCTAATCAACTTTGGAGGAGGGCGACCATCGCAAACACGAGACATCGAGGATGCTTTGCAAGACGTACTGTGCCTGTACCTCCCTAGCCGGAAGAAAAGGCTGCAAAAGTCTACCGACCTTGTATTCGACGATACACCACATTTCATAAACAGGGTTAAGGAAGGCTTCCACTATCCCATCTTAGTTCCCCTGAAGGATTGCCACTTATTTGATGATGAGCAGGAACTGATCAGTCGGCTCCCGACTCAACTGAGGCCCAAGTATCTGAGCTCCCTTGTACAGGAACAACTTTGTGACGGAGATGAGCAAACGGCTTGTGTAATGGGCAATAATTGCGTACTGGAGTCTAAGTTGACATCATTGCTCTTGAGCACGCACTTTTCCCAGGCCATAGTCCGTCTGTGCAAACATACCCACGGCGATCTTTGTGACGAAAAGAAGGTCGCCGATACAGTTGGGAAGTTCGTGTCGACTGTTAAAGTCTGCTGCAAACAACACCTGACGTCACACCTTGTGTACACGGAGTCCCATGAGCAAATCAAAGGCAGTGATGGCAAGTCCTTCTGTTTCATTGAAGACAATACATTGTACGTGGCACACACTGACTCAACGTCTAAACGCTTCCAATGGAAACTAACGAGGGTAATCAATAACGGCCTAGGGCGACCTCTCGCGGACCTTCTACCCCTTATGTTTGTCCTGACTGTGGACGACCCATCTGACATTTCAAGGGAATTAGACATGGCCGACATAAAACGTTATACTTCGGGTCAGCAAAATGACTCCTCCCTTCCAACTCTCGGCACTCCCATTCCAGAAATGTATCATCACCTGCTAAAGAGCAACCCGGCTCACTTCTTCACACCAGGCGACTATGTGGGTTTTGAGGTGTACGACCCAGACGAGTCAGATTCGGAAGAGGAATACACCATGTCGTTCCTGTATGCACAAGTCATTAAAGAAGCGTCGACAGATACCGAACTCAAGTTTGGCCTAGGCAGGAAATACGTTATCAATGTCGGACACACTAAAACAGTGAGTGCAGCAGACCTCTACAAGTTTTGCCGCCCCAATGTAGCGGGTCCGCTCGTTCTGTATGAAGGAGAGACGGACGAGGAAGGGACTTCGACAGTCAAACCACCTCAGAGTCTTGAAGATGCAATGGAAGAGGTGAGCAACATCTTGGAGGAAGCGTGGAAGCTGCCAGAAAAGGAGAGAAAGAAGGTTGTGCGACGCCTCTATCTCCAATGGCACCCGGACAAGAATCCTGACAGCATCGAGCTGGCCACTGAAGTGTGCAAACACATCCAAGCGGAACTCAGCAGGCTTGAGAAGGGCCTTCCTAGAAAGTCCAGAGGAGAGGGAGGGTCTGCAAGCGGAGGCTTTGATTTCGGAGAAAGCAGCTTCAGCAGCTCCTTCAATCGGTGGAACTCCCATGCCAGATTCCATAGCCAACAGAGGGAGCGATTCTACGAACACTACCGAGGTGATGACTTCAGCGGGTGGCGCACCGGGTCTGGCCAGTGGGTTCCCCCCAGGTCCGATGGAGACGGCTTCCCTAACCCACGGGAGGCGGCCCGCTGGCACCGCCAGGCAACAGCAGACCTACAGGCTGCCAGGGACAGCCTCAGCGGTCCTGGCTCCTCCTTCGAGTGGACGTGTCTGATGTGTCACCAGGCAGTTGAGAAGGCTCTAAAATCTGTGCAGCTGGGCAAGTGCGGCAAGTACGAGATGATCCACCAAATAGGAGGCATGGCTAGGGTACTGGAGGCCAGTTGCAGGGGTGAATTGGTTGGTGTCGGCGACGCCGCGATGGAACTGTCGTCTATCGGGTCCTACCTCGGCTGTGATGACGTGTACCTGAGGGCCCGCTATCCCAACTTTCACCCGGCCCCGGGGGTACCTAACGACATGTTCACCTGCCAGCACGCCGAGCGCGCCATTCATCTGGCTCATACTATACTGGACATGACACAGAAAGTATTAAGCTAA